In a single window of the Deltaproteobacteria bacterium genome:
- a CDS encoding type II toxin-antitoxin system HicB family antitoxin, with protein sequence MRNEFTAVIERDGKWHIAYCPEIPGANGQGLSKAEARRSLADAIALILDDRRRDGLRGLPRDAVREKVIVG encoded by the coding sequence ATGAGAAACGAGTTCACGGCGGTCATTGAGCGGGACGGTAAATGGCACATCGCCTACTGCCCTGAGATCCCCGGGGCGAACGGTCAAGGCTTGAGCAAGGCTGAGGCGCGGCGCAGCTTGGCTGACGCGATTGCGCTGATCCTTGATGATAGGCGCCGCGACGGGCTACGTGGGCTACCGCGGGATGCGGTCCGTGAGAAGGTCATCGTCGGGTGA
- a CDS encoding type II toxin-antitoxin system HicA family toxin yields the protein MKRGDLLRYLRRHGCHLKREGRSHSLWTNPASGAVEAVPRHSEISDALARKICRGLSVPEIGK from the coding sequence GTGAAGCGAGGCGACCTCTTGCGCTACCTGAGAAGGCACGGTTGTCACCTGAAGCGCGAGGGTCGGTCGCACTCGCTGTGGACGAACCCCGCGAGCGGCGCCGTGGAGGCAGTCCCGCGCCACAGCGAGATATCGGATGCACTCGCCCGGAAGATCTGTCGAGGACTTTCCGTGCCGGAGATCGGGAAGTGA
- a CDS encoding type II toxin-antitoxin system HicB family antitoxin: protein MRYLVVIEKGATSFGAYVPDLPGCVAAGKTRDEALSLIREAIEFHIEGLKREGQPVPPPSSTSEVVDIQAA from the coding sequence ATGCGTTACCTCGTTGTCATCGAAAAGGGTGCCACGTCGTTCGGAGCCTATGTCCCCGATCTTCCCGGCTGTGTCGCAGCTGGAAAGACACGGGATGAGGCGTTGAGCCTGATCCGCGAGGCCATCGAATTCCACATCGAGGGCCTCAAGCGGGAAGGCCAGCCTGTTCCTCCTCCTTCGTCAACCAGCGAAGTGGTCGACATTCAAGCTGCCTAA
- a CDS encoding type II toxin-antitoxin system HicA family toxin — protein MKVRDVISLIESDGWVQVRIKGSHRQFRHPTKPGIVTVAGKPGVDVPPGTLSSVLKQAGLKR, from the coding sequence GTGAAGGTCCGAGACGTGATCAGCCTGATTGAGTCCGATGGGTGGGTTCAGGTTCGGATCAAGGGAAGTCATCGTCAGTTTCGACACCCCACGAAGCCGGGGATCGTGACGGTAGCGGGCAAGCCAGGCGTCGACGTTCCGCCGGGGACACTCAGCAGTGTGCTGAAGCAGGCGGGCCTCAAGAGATAG